A genome region from Chengkuizengella sp. SCS-71B includes the following:
- a CDS encoding TetR/AcrR family transcriptional regulator: MSNTKEKILKASLELFAKHGYKVTTVKMIADKIDMNELTIYRHFGSKDKILKNILIFFPKPEPLIIHYLKNEVVFDLETDLYNLAKIILKFNEDNYMYKKFLINVELDKSTFPIEERNRVREELYLYFDNMKNMGKIDDVDIQSNIIIFFSTLEGAILLIEKLGEVKFHEVNWDEYINTMVKVLVRGLKA, encoded by the coding sequence ATGAGTAATACGAAAGAGAAAATACTCAAAGCAAGCCTTGAACTATTTGCAAAACATGGCTATAAAGTCACAACGGTAAAAATGATTGCCGATAAAATAGATATGAACGAGTTAACCATATATCGTCATTTTGGCTCAAAAGATAAAATTCTTAAGAACATACTTATTTTTTTTCCAAAACCAGAACCTCTTATCATTCATTATTTAAAAAACGAAGTTGTTTTTGATTTAGAGACAGATCTATACAACCTTGCAAAAATAATTTTGAAATTTAATGAAGATAATTATATGTATAAGAAGTTTTTAATCAATGTAGAGTTAGATAAAAGCACTTTTCCTATAGAGGAAAGAAATAGAGTTAGAGAAGAGCTTTATCTTTATTTTGACAATATGAAAAATATGGGAAAAATAGATGATGTAGATATCCAATCAAATATAATAATATTTTTTTCAACTTTGGAAGGAGCCATACTTCTTATTGAAAAGTTAGGGGAAGTCAAATTTCATGAGGTAAACTGGGATGAATATATTAATACGATGGTTAAAGTTCTTGTAAGAGGTTTAAAAGCCTGA
- a CDS encoding response regulator codes for MMIVEDEQPILNLMKMVIEKNNKLSIVGCFTNPLQALSKVPFLKPDVVFLDIEMPKMTGLELAEKVLEVDEDIQIVFTTAYERYALEAFKVSAVDYILKPVTPEEIERVTTRLMKIHNNLSEKKDDSSQNQEKYILCLGTLEMRDEDNSVIKWPTRKTEELFAYFLMHPNQVISKWRLTELLWGDMEDHRAIHNLHTTIYRLKKTLKEHSKWITLNKLNEGYMLDMSTIKSDVDEFKAYFHNHSVVSEDNFVESKRIFKLYKGSLFGMKDYIWKIGLEENLVEQYSILTQLIADFYYSKGQLDAVEKILKAFLLLYPLHEQINLMLLKLYSSNDNQLNTLKNYYKSYVGLLQKELGVTPPLETQQFIRQFM; via the coding sequence GTGATGATTGTAGAAGATGAGCAACCGATTTTAAATTTAATGAAGATGGTCATTGAAAAAAACAATAAATTGTCCATTGTAGGATGTTTTACAAATCCTCTTCAAGCATTATCTAAGGTACCATTTTTAAAACCAGACGTTGTTTTTCTAGATATTGAGATGCCAAAAATGACGGGTTTAGAATTAGCTGAAAAAGTACTAGAAGTAGATGAAGATATTCAGATTGTTTTTACAACAGCATATGAGCGGTATGCATTAGAGGCTTTTAAAGTCTCTGCAGTTGATTATATTCTAAAACCTGTAACACCAGAGGAGATTGAAAGAGTAACAACCCGCTTAATGAAAATCCATAACAATTTGAGTGAAAAAAAAGATGATTCATCTCAAAATCAGGAAAAATACATTTTATGCTTAGGGACACTTGAAATGAGAGATGAGGATAACTCAGTCATTAAATGGCCTACAAGAAAAACAGAGGAGCTGTTTGCTTATTTTCTAATGCATCCTAATCAAGTCATTAGTAAGTGGAGATTAACCGAATTGTTGTGGGGGGACATGGAAGATCATCGTGCGATCCACAATTTGCATACAACGATTTACCGTTTAAAAAAAACCTTGAAAGAACATAGTAAATGGATCACTCTAAATAAGCTGAATGAAGGATATATGTTAGATATGTCAACTATTAAAAGTGATGTAGATGAATTCAAAGCATACTTTCACAATCATTCAGTTGTATCTGAAGATAATTTTGTTGAAAGTAAGCGAATTTTCAAACTATATAAAGGTTCTTTATTTGGAATGAAGGATTATATTTGGAAAATAGGATTAGAAGAAAACTTAGTAGAACAGTATAGTATTTTAACTCAGCTTATTGCAGATTTTTATTACAGTAAAGGTCAGTTAGATGCTGTAGAGAAGATATTAAAAGCATTTTTATTATTATATCCCCTTCACGAACAAATAAATCTAATGTTATTAAAGCTGTATTCATCGAATGATAATCAATTGAACACTCTAAAAAATTATTATAAATCTTATGTGGGATTATTACAGAAGGAGCTGGGAGTAACTCCACCATTAGAAACTCAGCAGTTCATACGACAATTTATGTGA
- a CDS encoding TetR/AcrR family transcriptional regulator, with protein sequence MSSTKEKIIQASLDLFADYGHKVTTVKMIAEKLDLNELTIYRHFGSKEKIIEEVIHMIPRFEPRIVEFFLNQVVYDLETDLRSFAKLIIDTSQDNYIFLKLLINNLDLKERNYMNKSDRDRVKEAFHHYFKQMETMGKVISLDMVSLSLLLYSTVEGAFLLIDKFGDSEVQDINWELYIESWVKLFVKGLEVR encoded by the coding sequence CAGATTATGGGCATAAAGTGACAACAGTAAAGATGATTGCTGAAAAACTAGACTTGAATGAACTAACCATATATCGTCATTTTGGATCTAAAGAAAAAATTATTGAAGAAGTTATACATATGATTCCAAGATTTGAGCCTCGTATTGTTGAATTTTTCTTAAATCAAGTTGTTTATGATTTAGAGACAGATCTGCGCAGTTTTGCAAAATTAATAATAGATACAAGTCAAGATAACTATATCTTTTTGAAGTTATTAATTAATAATTTAGATTTAAAAGAAAGAAACTATATGAATAAAAGTGATAGAGACAGGGTCAAGGAAGCATTTCATCATTACTTTAAGCAAATGGAAACGATGGGGAAAGTAATATCTTTAGATATGGTTTCTTTAAGCTTACTGCTTTATTCCACAGTGGAAGGAGCATTTCTTCTTATTGATAAATTCGGCGATTCCGAAGTTCAAGACATAAATTGGGAATTGTATATTGAATCATGGGTCAAGTTATTCGTAAAAGGTTTAGAGGTCAGATAA
- a CDS encoding FxLYD domain-containing protein, whose translation MKINKILVLCLIGMISIFFVACSNGEHAGEAVQTTTETNNEGNEETSEQPEETSKEVEEAVNLEITQSTGEAWEDSIGTIWVNSAAVFENKGNVPVKINEAQMNFKDQEGGILGTAQMIYATPEVVLPGETAYIVESTILEGIESAEAFKETSFNFGFDETDESPNLLEVSGVKGIIGDEYTRYLVTGLVKNTTEEKQENIEIAAGLFAEDGSLIGVLVGTIDVGVNPGGEAGFELSYPELPAGIDFETVSTIDVKAYGWDW comes from the coding sequence TTGAAAATAAATAAAATACTAGTGTTATGTCTAATTGGAATGATAAGTATATTTTTTGTAGCATGTTCTAATGGGGAGCATGCGGGAGAAGCGGTTCAAACTACGACGGAAACAAATAACGAAGGGAATGAAGAAACTTCTGAACAACCAGAAGAAACTTCTAAAGAAGTCGAGGAAGCTGTAAATCTTGAGATCACTCAATCAACTGGCGAAGCATGGGAAGATTCAATCGGAACGATATGGGTGAATTCTGCCGCAGTTTTTGAAAATAAGGGAAATGTTCCAGTAAAAATAAATGAAGCGCAAATGAATTTTAAAGATCAAGAAGGTGGTATTTTAGGTACAGCACAGATGATTTATGCTACACCAGAAGTAGTCCTTCCAGGGGAAACCGCGTATATTGTTGAAAGTACAATTTTGGAAGGAATTGAGTCTGCTGAAGCTTTTAAAGAAACTAGCTTTAATTTTGGTTTTGACGAAACTGACGAAAGTCCCAATCTTCTTGAAGTTTCAGGTGTAAAAGGAATTATAGGAGATGAATATACTCGTTACTTGGTTACTGGTTTGGTGAAAAATACAACAGAAGAAAAACAGGAAAACATTGAAATTGCCGCAGGTTTATTTGCAGAAGATGGTTCATTAATCGGTGTATTAGTAGGTACTATTGATGTGGGTGTTAATCCAGGTGGAGAAGCTGGTTTTGAATTAAGTTATCCAGAATTGCCAGCAGGAATTGATTTTGAAACAGTATCTACTATTGATGTGAAAGCCTATGGTTGGGACTGGTAA
- a CDS encoding ATP-binding protein yields MKTKLVAVLLLIFISLTIFGIMALFVSQNKQNTPIAKNGILDLSKWDFKKAGKVALDGEWEFYPNQLLEPIDFIDSRQDELTPYIVPVPEKISWTKYDLGDQSMEVFGKGTFRLKIKIKEEDQIFGIRVCGISRSNKLFVNGKLLGSSGNPNDYITSIKPYVAYFMVNSGVNEIVLQVANSNFTGGGIYVSQYFGTQQQISQFRDTLVMNHWISISIFLIMGLYFLGMYSQRKKDLFLLYFSLYCLSTGVFSATHGEGAGYMVFPNIPDWLIIRLESVSLITSNLFLILYIYTAFKVVSSKKIIWFAVTIGLSIVLYEIFIEYVPSWMKIVAYVYMFFSMLYVMYIMILAFLKKMEGSVFLIFGTIVMSVHFIKNSFIYVLGIESFRSSFPFEPFVLILMFALLMSFRFSNAFNKIEQLSEELMKVDQVKDEFLAKTSHELKTPLHGIMNVSNFLLDEGKDKVPKAYSENLSLIHDTSIKLSNLVNDLIDVTRLKNGEFRLQSTTVDMKVSTQIVCDVLAFEVQGKPIQLMNNITESVFIVADENRLRQILYNLIQNAIKHTENGTIMVSCQRVDDMVQVYVEDTGVGIPEDKREEVFGYFEQLDKLSPQDGYQSMGLGLYISRQLIEKMNGEIWVDWSEVGKGTRVAFTLPKAEYSEQQASQLLVQSHIPSTAVSLPQHDFDRVQAYDQTILIVDDEPTNIQVLLHLLSKQGYNVITAFSGKEALRKMKQYQNIDLAILDVMMPVMSGIELCRKIRETHSLLELPVLFATVKDRPKDIELGFQAGANDYITKPFDGNTILARIQTLLSMKSSMEDAFHNEMAFLQAQIKPHFLYNAMSNIISFCYTDGQKAAHLLNHLSQYLRMIYSMNHKTIFIPLHKEVDLIKAYVEIEKARFDRFDFSYYIDEGLEDNIVPSLSIQPFVENAIRHGLFEKEGEGQVTLIILEKDESIEVVVEDNGVGMREDILKQFEQGEIHNAGIGMTNIKKRLESISGSAIEVSSEIGEGTKVTILFSKVM; encoded by the coding sequence ATGAAAACGAAACTAGTGGCAGTACTGTTATTAATATTCATATCATTAACGATCTTCGGAATAATGGCTCTGTTTGTATCCCAAAATAAGCAAAACACTCCTATTGCAAAAAATGGAATATTGGATTTATCAAAATGGGATTTTAAAAAAGCAGGGAAAGTAGCCCTTGATGGAGAGTGGGAGTTTTATCCTAATCAATTATTAGAGCCAATTGATTTCATTGATAGTCGGCAAGATGAGCTTACCCCCTATATTGTTCCTGTTCCAGAGAAGATTTCTTGGACAAAGTATGATCTTGGTGATCAATCTATGGAGGTGTTTGGAAAAGGGACCTTTCGTTTAAAAATCAAAATAAAGGAAGAAGATCAGATTTTTGGGATCAGAGTCTGTGGTATATCTAGATCAAACAAATTATTTGTGAATGGGAAGCTATTAGGTTCTAGTGGGAATCCTAATGATTACATAACTAGTATTAAACCTTACGTCGCGTATTTCATGGTTAATAGTGGCGTCAATGAAATTGTGTTGCAGGTGGCAAATTCCAATTTTACTGGAGGTGGTATCTATGTCTCTCAATATTTTGGTACGCAACAGCAAATCTCTCAATTTCGGGATACTTTGGTTATGAATCATTGGATTAGTATTAGTATTTTTCTTATTATGGGACTTTACTTTCTTGGAATGTATTCTCAAAGGAAAAAGGATCTCTTTTTACTATATTTCTCTCTTTATTGCTTATCGACAGGGGTATTTAGTGCTACTCATGGTGAAGGAGCAGGGTATATGGTCTTTCCTAACATTCCAGACTGGTTAATCATTAGGCTAGAGAGTGTATCTCTTATCACTTCAAATCTATTCTTAATATTATATATTTATACAGCTTTTAAAGTAGTGTCTTCAAAAAAGATAATTTGGTTTGCAGTTACAATAGGTTTGAGCATTGTGTTATATGAAATATTTATTGAATATGTTCCAAGTTGGATGAAAATTGTTGCCTATGTATATATGTTTTTTTCAATGTTATATGTAATGTATATTATGATCTTGGCCTTTTTAAAAAAAATGGAAGGCAGTGTATTTTTAATTTTTGGGACAATTGTAATGAGTGTGCATTTTATTAAGAATTCTTTTATATATGTTTTAGGGATTGAAAGTTTTAGGAGTTCCTTTCCATTTGAACCTTTCGTCTTAATTTTAATGTTCGCATTATTAATGTCTTTTCGTTTTTCCAATGCTTTCAACAAAATTGAACAATTATCCGAAGAATTGATGAAAGTGGATCAGGTGAAGGACGAATTTTTAGCGAAAACGTCGCATGAATTAAAAACACCGCTGCACGGCATTATGAATGTCTCAAACTTTTTACTTGATGAAGGGAAGGATAAGGTTCCAAAGGCGTATAGTGAGAACCTTTCACTCATTCATGATACTTCAATTAAACTTTCTAATCTAGTGAACGATTTAATTGATGTTACACGTTTGAAAAATGGAGAATTCAGATTGCAATCCACTACGGTAGATATGAAAGTTTCTACTCAAATCGTATGTGATGTACTCGCCTTTGAGGTTCAAGGGAAACCGATACAATTGATGAATAACATAACGGAGTCCGTCTTCATCGTCGCGGATGAAAACAGACTTCGACAAATTTTATATAATTTGATTCAAAATGCCATTAAACACACGGAGAATGGGACCATCATGGTTTCATGCCAACGAGTAGATGACATGGTGCAAGTGTATGTCGAGGATACCGGTGTTGGAATACCAGAAGATAAAAGGGAAGAGGTTTTTGGTTATTTTGAACAGTTGGATAAACTGTCACCCCAGGATGGCTATCAAAGCATGGGATTAGGGTTATATATTAGCAGACAGCTGATTGAGAAAATGAACGGTGAAATATGGGTCGATTGGTCGGAGGTTGGAAAAGGAACGAGAGTGGCTTTTACGTTGCCAAAAGCGGAGTATTCAGAACAACAAGCTAGTCAGTTACTCGTCCAATCCCATATTCCTTCGACTGCAGTTTCATTGCCACAGCATGATTTTGACAGGGTACAAGCATATGATCAAACGATTCTCATTGTAGATGATGAACCAACGAACATTCAAGTGTTGCTCCATTTATTATCCAAGCAGGGGTATAACGTCATCACTGCTTTTTCTGGTAAAGAAGCACTGAGAAAGATGAAACAATATCAAAACATTGATCTTGCTATATTGGATGTGATGATGCCTGTTATGTCTGGGATAGAGCTGTGCCGGAAGATTCGAGAAACGCATTCCTTACTCGAACTGCCTGTCTTATTTGCAACGGTGAAGGATCGACCGAAAGATATTGAATTAGGTTTTCAAGCAGGAGCGAATGACTATATTACCAAACCGTTTGATGGCAATACGATTTTAGCTAGAATTCAAACTTTGCTTTCGATGAAAAGTTCAATGGAAGATGCGTTTCATAATGAAATGGCTTTTTTACAGGCACAGATTAAACCGCACTTTTTATATAATGCGATGAGTAATATCATATCCTTTTGTTACACAGATGGGCAAAAGGCAGCCCACTTGTTAAATCATTTAAGTCAATATTTACGAATGATTTATAGTATGAATCATAAAACGATATTTATCCCTCTTCACAAAGAAGTGGACTTAATTAAAGCCTATGTCGAAATTGAGAAAGCTAGGTTTGATCGTTTTGATTTCAGTTATTACATCGATGAAGGTCTAGAAGATAATATTGTTCCATCCCTTTCCATCCAGCCTTTTGTAGAAAATGCGATCCGTCATGGTCTCTTTGAAAAAGAAGGAGAGGGTCAGGTGACCCTAATCATTCTTGAAAAAGATGAAAGCATTGAAGTGGTGGTAGAAGATAATGGTGTAGGAATGCGAGAAGACATTCTTAAACAGTTTGAACAAGGTGAAATACACAACGCTGGGATCGGGATGACGAATATAAAGAAACGATTAGAATCGATTTCTGGATCTGCGATTGAAGTAAGTTCAGAAATAGGTGAAGGAACGAAAGTCACAATACTGTTCTCTAAAGTGATGTAA
- a CDS encoding ATP-binding protein, whose translation MKTRLVAVLLLILISLTTYGTMAVFVSQNKQNTPIAKNGVLDVSNWDFKEKGKVPLDGEWEFYPDQLLEPADFDDSEQGKLIPYIVSVPEVSWTRYDLGDQTMDAFGKATYRLKVKIEEDQIFGILIGGIFRSHKLFVNGEVLGSSGDPDDYLSSIEPYVVYFTINNGINEIVLQVANNNFPVGGIFVSQIFGTQQQISQYQDTLVINDWTAISIFSIMGFYFLGMYSQRRKDHFLLFFSLYCLTTVGFIASHGKGAGFMVFPNIPDWIVLRFQFGSLIASSLCLILYIYTVFKTESSKKLMMFLVTLGLIIFQYTILFTENIPIWMMNGVYLYMFFSMAYVVYVMILAFLKGMEGSIYLIVGVIAMSVHFIKNSFVYVLGIQSFKSSFPFEPFILLLMLALLMSLRFSNAFKRNEQLSEELLKVDQVKDEFLAKTSHELKTPLHGIMNISSFLLDESEERGSKKYHENLSLIHDTSIKLSNLVNDLIDVTRLKNGEFRLQPTSVDMKVSAQIVCDVLTFEVQGKPIQLMNNITESVFVVADENRLRQILYNLIQNAIKHTENGTIMVSCQRVDDMVQVYVEDTGVGIPEDKREEVFGYFEQLDKLSPQDGYQSMGLGLYISRQLIEKMNGEIWVDWSEVGKGTRVAFTLPIEEYSEQQVSEELILKSDMPSTAAVLSQHDFDRVQAYDQTILIVDDEPTNIQVLLHLLSKQGFNVITAFSGKEALRKMEQYQNIDLAILDVMMPVMSGIELCRTIRETHSLLELPVLFATVKDQPEDIELGFKAGANDYITKPFDGNTILARIQTLLSMKSSMEDAFHNEMAFLQAQIKPHFLYNAMSNIISFCYTDGQKAAHLLNHLSQYLRMIYSANHKTIFVPLHKEVDLIKAYVEIEKARFDRFDFSYHIDEGLEDNIVPSLSIQPFVENAIRHGLFEKEGEGQVTLIILEKDESIEVVVEDNGVGMSEDILKQFEQGEVHNAGIGMTNIKKRLESISGSMIDVSSRLGKGSKVTMRLPKAM comes from the coding sequence ATGAAAACTAGACTAGTGGCAGTACTGTTATTAATATTAATATCATTAACAACCTATGGAACGATGGCTGTATTTGTATCCCAAAATAAGCAAAACACTCCAATTGCAAAAAATGGGGTATTGGATGTATCAAATTGGGATTTTAAAGAGAAAGGGAAAGTTCCCCTTGATGGAGAGTGGGAGTTTTATCCTGATCAATTATTAGAGCCTGCTGATTTCGATGATAGTGAGCAAGGTAAGTTAATACCTTATATTGTTTCTGTTCCTGAGGTATCTTGGACTAGGTATGATCTTGGAGATCAAACGATGGATGCCTTCGGAAAAGCAACTTACAGGTTAAAAGTTAAAATAGAGGAAGATCAGATTTTTGGAATTCTAATAGGTGGTATTTTTAGATCACATAAATTATTTGTAAATGGAGAGGTATTAGGTTCTAGTGGTGATCCAGATGATTACTTGTCTAGTATTGAACCTTACGTCGTGTATTTCACGATAAATAATGGCATCAATGAAATTGTGTTGCAGGTGGCTAATAATAATTTCCCTGTTGGTGGTATTTTTGTTTCTCAAATTTTTGGTACGCAACAGCAAATCTCACAATATCAGGATACGTTGGTGATAAACGATTGGACTGCCATTAGTATTTTCTCTATTATGGGGTTTTACTTCCTTGGCATGTATTCTCAAAGAAGGAAGGATCACTTTTTATTGTTCTTTTCACTTTATTGTTTAACGACAGTGGGATTTATTGCTTCACATGGTAAAGGAGCAGGCTTTATGGTCTTTCCTAACATTCCAGATTGGATTGTACTTAGGTTTCAGTTTGGATCTCTCATAGCTTCGAGTCTATGTTTAATATTATATATTTATACAGTTTTTAAAACGGAATCATCGAAAAAGTTGATGATGTTTCTAGTAACATTAGGTTTGATCATTTTTCAATATACAATATTATTTACTGAAAATATTCCAATTTGGATGATGAATGGAGTCTATTTATATATGTTTTTTTCAATGGCATACGTTGTGTATGTCATGATTTTGGCCTTTTTAAAGGGAATGGAAGGTAGTATCTATTTGATTGTAGGGGTAATTGCAATGAGTGTGCATTTTATTAAGAATTCTTTTGTATATGTTTTAGGGATACAGAGCTTTAAATCTTCCTTTCCTTTTGAACCCTTTATTTTACTGTTAATGTTAGCATTATTAATGTCCTTACGTTTTTCAAATGCGTTCAAAAGAAATGAACAATTATCAGAAGAATTGCTGAAAGTAGACCAAGTGAAAGATGAGTTTTTAGCGAAAACGTCGCATGAATTAAAAACACCGCTGCATGGCATTATGAATATCTCATCCTTTTTACTTGATGAATCGGAGGAAAGGGGTTCAAAGAAATATCATGAAAATCTTTCCCTCATTCATGATACTTCCATTAAACTTTCCAATCTAGTGAACGATTTAATCGATGTTACACGTTTGAAAAATGGAGAATTCAGGTTACAACCTACATCGGTAGATATGAAAGTGTCTGCACAAATCGTATGTGATGTACTCACCTTTGAGGTTCAAGGGAAACCGATACAATTGATGAATAACATAACGGAGAGCGTCTTCGTTGTCGCGGATGAAAACAGACTTCGACAAATTTTATATAATTTGATTCAAAATGCCATCAAACACACGGAGAATGGGACCATCATGGTTTCATGCCAACGAGTAGATGACATGGTGCAAGTGTATGTCGAGGATACCGGTGTTGGAATACCAGAAGATAAAAGGGAAGAGGTTTTTGGTTATTTTGAACAGTTGGATAAACTGTCACCCCAGGATGGCTATCAAAGCATGGGATTAGGGTTATATATTAGCAGACAGCTGATTGAGAAAATGAACGGTGAAATATGGGTCGATTGGTCGGAGGTTGGAAAAGGAACGAGAGTGGCTTTTACCTTGCCAATAGAGGAGTATTCAGAACAACAAGTTAGCGAGGAACTAATTTTAAAATCAGACATGCCTTCAACTGCTGCCGTATTGTCACAACATGATTTTGACAGGGTACAAGCGTATGATCAAACGATTCTCATTGTAGATGATGAACCAACGAACATTCAAGTGTTGCTCCATTTATTATCCAAGCAGGGGTTTAACGTCATCACTGCTTTTTCTGGGAAGGAAGCACTAAGAAAGATGGAACAATATCAAAATATTGATCTTGCTATATTGGATGTGATGATGCCTGTTATGTCTGGGATAGAGTTGTGTCGAACGATTCGAGAAACGCATTCCTTACTCGAACTGCCTGTCTTATTTGCAACGGTGAAGGATCAACCGGAAGATATTGAACTGGGGTTTAAAGCAGGGGCGAATGACTATATTACCAAACCGTTTGATGGCAATACGATTTTAGCTAGAATTCAAACTTTGCTTTCGATGAAAAGTTCAATGGAAGATGCGTTTCATAATGAAATGGCTTTTTTACAGGCGCAGATTAAACCGCACTTTTTATATAATGCGATGAGTAATATCATTTCCTTTTGTTACACAGATGGGCAAAAGGCAGCTCACTTATTAAATCATTTAAGTCAATATTTACGAATGATTTATAGTGCGAATCATAAAACGATATTTGTCCCTCTTCACAAAGAGGTGGACTTAATTAAAGCCTATGTCGAAATTGAGAAAGCTAGGTTCGATCGTTTTGATTTTAGTTATCACATTGATGAAGGTCTAGAAGATAATATTGTTCCGTCCCTTTCCATCCAGCCTTTTGTAGAAAATGCGATCCGTCATGGACTTTTTGAAAAAGAAGGAGAGGGTCAGGTGACCTTAATCATTCTTGAAAAAGATGAAAGTATTGAAGTGGTAGTAGAAGATAATGGTGTGGGGATGTCGGAAGACATTCTTAAACAGTTTGAGCAAGGTGAAGTACACAACGCTGGAATCGGGATGACGAATATAAAGAAACGATTAGAATCGATCTCTGGATCTATGATTGATGTAAGTTCAAGATTAGGCAAAGGTTCAAAGGTAACAATGCGTTTACCTAAAGCAATGTAA
- a CDS encoding cysteine hydrolase, whose protein sequence is MENVIKPIILFFCLLLFLSIVVVPTFAEESALPKTQMEIDLHNTAVVITDPQNDFLSSEGVAWELVKESVKENDTIENLEKLLKIANKNNIKTFISPHYYFPYDQNWIFGGPVEKLMHDTNMYLLKDPLKIEGFNGSGADFLDQYKPYIDNEKSIIISPHKIYGPESNDLVLQLRKHGISKVILAGMSANLCVESHMRELIENGFEVVIVFDATAGASIDGLDGYKAALVNFKMIANAVWSTDKVLEKIKKMN, encoded by the coding sequence ATGGAAAATGTAATAAAACCTATTATACTATTCTTTTGCTTATTACTCTTTTTGAGTATTGTTGTTGTACCCACATTTGCAGAAGAAAGTGCTTTACCAAAAACACAGATGGAGATCGATCTTCATAATACTGCAGTCGTAATTACAGATCCACAAAATGACTTTCTAAGTTCTGAGGGTGTTGCTTGGGAATTAGTCAAAGAAAGTGTAAAAGAAAATGACACCATTGAAAATCTTGAAAAGCTTCTAAAAATTGCAAATAAAAATAACATCAAAACTTTTATCTCCCCACACTATTATTTTCCTTACGATCAAAACTGGATCTTTGGGGGACCAGTAGAAAAATTAATGCATGATACAAATATGTATTTACTAAAAGATCCTTTGAAAATAGAAGGATTTAATGGTTCAGGTGCAGATTTCCTAGATCAATATAAACCGTACATAGACAATGAAAAGTCTATCATAATAAGTCCCCATAAAATTTATGGACCTGAGTCGAATGATTTAGTTTTACAATTAAGAAAACATGGTATATCAAAAGTCATATTAGCAGGAATGTCAGCCAACCTGTGTGTTGAATCACATATGCGCGAACTTATTGAAAACGGATTTGAGGTGGTTATCGTTTTCGATGCTACAGCGGGGGCTAGTATAGATGGATTAGATGGTTATAAAGCTGCTTTGGTTAATTTTAAAATGATAGCAAATGCGGTTTGGAGTACTGATAAAGTTCTTGAAAAAATAAAAAAGATGAATTAA